From one Gadus morhua chromosome 8, gadMor3.0, whole genome shotgun sequence genomic stretch:
- the LOC115549546 gene encoding uncharacterized protein LOC115549546 isoform X1, with protein MTEIGTTAKQKQDCSEKGEMTEIGTREKQKQDSRQKGEMTSEIVTREKQKQDSREKGEMTSEIVTREKQKQDSREKGEMTSEIGTRAKQKQDSRQKGEMTSEIVTRAKQKQDSREKGEMREKGTRAKQKQDSREKGEMREKGTRAKQKQDSREKGEMTEKGTRAEQEQDSREQGEMTSQTDTIGTEKQKWREEVKMLWEQPQTEVVVAVIKSPPHAFTLRHADLVTLRPHELLNGEAIECYIRAALNKFEKSGRLLQMDHYVTGVILEGTRQQMSRHQMKKVDFDCFDGAVSFVNINDSHWRFVYLHAPSAQVFVIDPASSEIDHDISNKAAMTYRLYFKMRQNIQGRQHWSSIKWTAGTIKHNEQKDSTSCGVFVMQMARKVAESFPQIPASMTINPTSSSIRKLRAEMAETMLSSSVPRDEYCSICGLKDVPKTATTEAVVIDWTQCETCKRWFHDICITLNKSNSPETDLPWHCLLC; from the exons ATGACAGAGATAGGGACAACAGCAAAGCAGAAACAGGACTGCAGTGAAAAAGGAGAAATGACCGAGATCGGGACAAGAGAAAAGCAGAAGCAGGACAGCAGGCAAAAAGGAGAAATGACTTCAGAGATAGTGACGAGAGAAAAGCAGAAACAGGACAGCAGGGAAAAAGGAGAAATGACTTCAGAGATAGTGACGAGAGAAAAGCAGAAACAGGACAGCAGGGAAAAAGGAGAAATGACTTCAGAGATAGGGACAAGAGCAAAGCAGAAACAAGACAGCAGGCAAAAAGGAGAAATGACTTCAGAGATAGTGACAAGAGCAAAGCAGAAACAGGACAGCAGGGAAAAGggagaaatgagagagaaagggacaagAGCAAAGCAGAAACAGGACAGTAGGGAAAAGggagaaatgagagagaaagggacaagAGCAAAGCAGAAACAGGACAGCAGGGAAAAGGGAGAAATGACAGAGAAAGGGACAAGagcagaacaggaacaggaCAGCAGAGAACAAGGAGAAATGACTTCACAAACAGATACAATAGGCACAGAGAAACAGAAGTGGAGAGAAGAG GTAAAGATGCTGTGGGAACAACCTCAAACAGAAGTAGTAGTGGCAGTTATTAAATCACCTCCTCATGCCTTTACTCTGAGGCATGCAGACTTGGTAACACTACGACCACATGAACTTCTTAATGGTGAG GCAATCGAATGCTACATTCGGGCTGCTCTTAATAAATTTGAAAAGTCTGGACGTCTGCTCCAGATGGATCACTATGTTACTGGTGTGATCCTTGAAGGCACAAGACAACAAATGTCTCGACACCAAATGAAAAAA GTGGActttgactgttttgatggtGCAGTGTCTTTTGTAAATATCAATGACAGTCACTGGAGGTTTGTG TATCTTCATGCTCCGTCAGCCCAAGTGTTTGTCATTGACCCTGCTTCTTCAGAGATTGACCATGACATCTCAAATAAGGCTGCAATGACTTACCG ATTGTATTTCAAAATGCGCCAAAACATACAAGGCAGGCAGCACTGGAGCAGCATTAAGTGGACAGCAGGAACCATAAAGCACAATGAACAAAAGGACAGCACAAGTTGTGGAGTGTTTGTGATGCAG ATGGCAAGAAAGGTTGCTGAAAGTTTTCCACAAATTCCTGCATCAATGACCATAAATCCAACAAGCAGCAGCATAAGAAAGCTGCGGGCTGAAATGGCAGAGACAATGCTCTCTTCCTCAG TACCAAGAGATGAGTATTGCTCAATCTGTGGACTCAAAGATGTCCCAAAAACGGCAACAACTGAAGCAGTTGTTATTGACTGG ACCCAATGTGAGACATGCAAGCGGTGGTTTCACGATATCTGCATTACCCTAAATAAAAGTAACTCCCCAGAAACTGACTTGCCATGGCACTGTCTTTTATGTTAA
- the LOC115549546 gene encoding uncharacterized protein LOC115549546 isoform X2 yields the protein MKVKMLWEQPQTEVVVAVIKSPPHAFTLRHADLVTLRPHELLNGEAIECYIRAALNKFEKSGRLLQMDHYVTGVILEGTRQQMSRHQMKKVDFDCFDGAVSFVNINDSHWRFVYLHAPSAQVFVIDPASSEIDHDISNKAAMTYRLYFKMRQNIQGRQHWSSIKWTAGTIKHNEQKDSTSCGVFVMQMARKVAESFPQIPASMTINPTSSSIRKLRAEMAETMLSSSVPRDEYCSICGLKDVPKTATTEAVVIDWTQCETCKRWFHDICITLNKSNSPETDLPWHCLLC from the exons ATGAAG GTAAAGATGCTGTGGGAACAACCTCAAACAGAAGTAGTAGTGGCAGTTATTAAATCACCTCCTCATGCCTTTACTCTGAGGCATGCAGACTTGGTAACACTACGACCACATGAACTTCTTAATGGTGAG GCAATCGAATGCTACATTCGGGCTGCTCTTAATAAATTTGAAAAGTCTGGACGTCTGCTCCAGATGGATCACTATGTTACTGGTGTGATCCTTGAAGGCACAAGACAACAAATGTCTCGACACCAAATGAAAAAA GTGGActttgactgttttgatggtGCAGTGTCTTTTGTAAATATCAATGACAGTCACTGGAGGTTTGTG TATCTTCATGCTCCGTCAGCCCAAGTGTTTGTCATTGACCCTGCTTCTTCAGAGATTGACCATGACATCTCAAATAAGGCTGCAATGACTTACCG ATTGTATTTCAAAATGCGCCAAAACATACAAGGCAGGCAGCACTGGAGCAGCATTAAGTGGACAGCAGGAACCATAAAGCACAATGAACAAAAGGACAGCACAAGTTGTGGAGTGTTTGTGATGCAG ATGGCAAGAAAGGTTGCTGAAAGTTTTCCACAAATTCCTGCATCAATGACCATAAATCCAACAAGCAGCAGCATAAGAAAGCTGCGGGCTGAAATGGCAGAGACAATGCTCTCTTCCTCAG TACCAAGAGATGAGTATTGCTCAATCTGTGGACTCAAAGATGTCCCAAAAACGGCAACAACTGAAGCAGTTGTTATTGACTGG ACCCAATGTGAGACATGCAAGCGGTGGTTTCACGATATCTGCATTACCCTAAATAAAAGTAACTCCCCAGAAACTGACTTGCCATGGCACTGTCTTTTATGTTAA